The Burkholderia mayonis genome window below encodes:
- a CDS encoding RelA/SpoT family protein, with product MSTTPSSASSEAGHAEATAPSPARQYIDAVLEQSFRHLFGPTATPEQPRKHGVVSIAKLTAALADYLSPEEIKEVKAAFHFGDEAHLGQYRQSGEPYITHPVAVAEICAGWKLDAQAIMAALLHDVMEDQGVTKSELAERFGPKVAELVDGLSKLDKMEFRSREEAQAENFRKMLLAMARDVRVILVKLADRLHNMRTLGAVPVEKRRRVARETLDIYAPIAHRLGLNNTYRELQDMSFANFNPNRYATLEKAVKAARGNRREVIGKILESVQRAMADAKIGAEITGREKTIYSIYKKMRDKQLSFSQVLDVYGFRIVVEHPLDCYTCIGVLHALYKPVPGKFKDYIAIPKVNGYQSLHTTLVGPFGAPIEFQVRTRKMHEIAEAGVAAHWLYKNGGADLNDVQKRAHQWLKSLLDIQSEAGDSSEFLEHVKIDLFPDAVYVFTPKSKIMALPRGATALDFAYSIHSDLGNQCVAVKINNELLPLRTELKSGDIVEVITAPYSKPNPAWLGFVRTGKARSAIRHYLKTMRLNESVQLGERLVDQSLKGYGLALADVTPEAWEKLVQWTGNKSRQEIFADIGLGRRVAAVMAKRIEVLMSGRDADDDLPRAERHAANHAPPVVITGTEGMSVQLSACCRPIPGDDIMGYIGIGLGMAIHTTACRVAQRIHRRDPGRWIDVAWAPQPGRLFDVAVKALVKNAKGIFARVAADITSADANIVHIAMDEDLTHESTVLRFVIQVSDRVHLANVMRRVRTNPDVMRIMRERSNDDVVHARHDGGMRIDRERQDY from the coding sequence ATGAGCACCACACCATCGTCCGCCTCCTCGGAGGCCGGCCACGCCGAGGCCACCGCACCGTCGCCCGCGCGTCAATACATCGACGCGGTCCTCGAACAGTCGTTTCGCCATCTGTTCGGGCCGACCGCAACGCCGGAACAGCCGCGCAAGCACGGCGTCGTCTCCATCGCGAAACTGACCGCCGCGCTTGCCGACTACCTCAGTCCCGAGGAAATCAAGGAGGTCAAGGCGGCGTTCCACTTCGGCGACGAAGCTCACCTCGGTCAATATCGCCAGAGCGGCGAACCTTACATCACCCATCCCGTCGCCGTCGCGGAAATCTGCGCCGGTTGGAAGCTCGACGCCCAGGCGATCATGGCGGCGCTTTTGCACGACGTGATGGAAGACCAGGGCGTGACGAAGAGCGAGCTCGCCGAGCGCTTCGGCCCGAAGGTCGCCGAGCTCGTCGACGGTCTGTCGAAGCTCGACAAGATGGAGTTCAGGAGCCGCGAGGAAGCGCAGGCGGAGAACTTCCGCAAGATGCTGCTCGCGATGGCGCGCGACGTGCGCGTGATCCTCGTGAAGCTTGCCGACCGCCTGCACAACATGCGCACGCTAGGCGCGGTGCCGGTGGAAAAGCGCCGCCGCGTCGCGCGCGAGACGCTCGACATCTATGCGCCGATCGCGCACCGCCTCGGGCTGAACAATACGTATCGCGAGCTGCAGGACATGAGTTTCGCGAACTTCAATCCGAATCGTTACGCGACGCTCGAGAAGGCGGTGAAGGCCGCGCGCGGCAACCGTCGGGAAGTGATCGGCAAGATCCTCGAGTCGGTGCAGCGCGCGATGGCGGATGCGAAGATCGGCGCCGAGATCACCGGCCGCGAGAAGACGATCTACAGCATCTACAAGAAGATGCGCGACAAGCAGTTGTCGTTCTCTCAGGTGCTCGACGTGTACGGTTTCCGGATCGTCGTCGAGCATCCGCTCGACTGCTACACGTGCATCGGCGTGCTGCACGCGCTCTACAAGCCCGTGCCGGGCAAATTCAAGGATTACATCGCGATCCCGAAGGTCAACGGCTATCAGTCGCTGCACACGACGCTCGTCGGCCCGTTCGGCGCGCCGATCGAGTTCCAGGTGCGCACGCGCAAGATGCACGAGATCGCGGAAGCCGGCGTCGCCGCGCACTGGCTCTACAAGAACGGCGGCGCGGATCTGAATGATGTGCAGAAGCGCGCGCACCAGTGGCTGAAGTCGCTGCTCGACATCCAGAGCGAGGCGGGCGATTCGAGCGAATTCCTCGAGCACGTGAAGATCGATCTGTTTCCGGATGCGGTCTACGTGTTCACGCCGAAGTCGAAGATCATGGCGCTGCCGCGCGGCGCCACCGCGCTCGACTTCGCGTATTCGATCCACAGCGATCTCGGCAACCAGTGCGTTGCCGTGAAGATCAACAACGAGCTGCTGCCGCTGCGCACCGAGCTGAAGAGCGGCGACATCGTCGAGGTGATCACTGCGCCGTACTCGAAGCCGAATCCCGCGTGGCTCGGTTTCGTGCGCACCGGCAAGGCGCGCTCGGCGATCCGGCATTACCTGAAGACGATGCGCCTGAACGAATCGGTGCAACTGGGCGAGCGGCTCGTCGACCAGAGCCTCAAGGGCTACGGGCTCGCGCTTGCCGACGTCACGCCCGAGGCATGGGAAAAGCTCGTCCAGTGGACGGGCAACAAGAGCCGTCAGGAAATCTTCGCGGACATCGGCCTCGGTCGCCGCGTGGCCGCCGTGATGGCGAAGCGCATCGAAGTGCTGATGAGCGGGCGCGACGCCGACGACGATCTGCCGCGCGCCGAACGTCATGCGGCGAACCATGCGCCGCCCGTCGTCATCACCGGCACGGAAGGAATGTCGGTGCAGCTGTCGGCGTGCTGCCGGCCGATTCCGGGCGACGACATCATGGGCTACATCGGCATCGGGCTCGGGATGGCGATCCATACGACCGCGTGCCGTGTCGCGCAGCGGATCCACCGGCGCGATCCGGGCCGCTGGATCGACGTCGCGTGGGCGCCGCAGCCGGGACGTCTGTTCGACGTCGCGGTGAAGGCGCTCGTGAAGAACGCGAAGGGGATCTTCGCGCGCGTCGCGGCCGACATCACGTCGGCCGACGCGAACATCGTCCATATCGCGATGGACGAGGATCTGACGCACGAATCGACGGTGCTGCGCTTCGTGATCCAGGTGAGCGACCGCGTGCACCTCGCGAACGTGATGCGCCGCGTGCGCACGAATCCGGACGTGATGCGGATCATGCGTGAGCGTTCGAACGACGACGTCGTGCATGCGCGGCACGACGGCGGAATGCGGATCGATCGCGAACGGCAGGACTACTAG
- the rpoZ gene encoding DNA-directed RNA polymerase subunit omega: MARITVEDCLKQIPNRFELALAATYRARQLAQGHTPKIESRDKPTVVALREIAAGQVGVEMLKKVPV, encoded by the coding sequence ATGGCTCGCATTACCGTTGAAGACTGCCTGAAGCAGATTCCGAACCGCTTCGAACTGGCGCTCGCCGCCACTTATCGCGCGCGGCAGCTCGCGCAAGGCCATACGCCGAAGATCGAAAGCCGCGACAAGCCGACGGTCGTCGCGCTGCGCGAGATCGCGGCCGGCCAGGTCGGTGTCGAAATGCTGAAGAAAGTGCCGGTTTAA
- the gmk gene encoding guanylate kinase, with protein sequence MTDSNRDGAAAHTLHAGVYPGNLFMVVAPSGAGKSTLVNALLSKDSEICLSISYTTRKPRPGEQDGEHYHFTTVDDFRERHARHEFLESAEVHGNYYGTSRVWIEEQMKNGHDVLLEIDWQGAQQVKKQFRNAVGIFILPPSLVALEERLKKRGKDEPNVITRRLLAAGSEIAHAAEAEYVVINETFEHALAELECIVAATRLRFTSQYARHAELFIELGIHLPHAE encoded by the coding sequence ATGACTGATTCGAACCGCGACGGCGCGGCAGCGCACACGCTGCACGCCGGCGTCTATCCGGGCAATCTCTTCATGGTCGTCGCGCCGTCGGGGGCGGGCAAGTCGACGCTCGTCAACGCGCTCTTGTCGAAAGATTCGGAGATCTGCTTATCCATTTCGTACACGACGCGCAAGCCGCGTCCGGGCGAGCAGGACGGCGAGCACTATCACTTCACGACGGTCGACGATTTCCGCGAGCGTCACGCGCGTCACGAGTTTCTCGAGAGCGCCGAAGTGCACGGCAACTACTACGGCACGTCCCGCGTCTGGATCGAAGAGCAGATGAAGAACGGCCACGACGTGCTGCTCGAAATCGACTGGCAGGGCGCGCAGCAGGTGAAAAAGCAGTTCCGCAACGCGGTCGGCATCTTTATCCTGCCGCCGTCGCTCGTCGCGCTCGAGGAGCGCCTGAAGAAGCGCGGAAAGGACGAGCCGAACGTGATCACGCGGCGCCTGCTCGCCGCGGGCAGCGAGATCGCGCATGCGGCGGAAGCGGAGTACGTCGTCATCAACGAAACCTTCGAGCATGCGCTCGCCGAGCTCGAATGCATCGTCGCCGCAACGCGCCTGCGCTTCACGTCGCAATATGCGCGGCACGCCGAACTTTTCATCGAGCTCGGCATTCATCTGCCGCATGCCGAGTGA
- a CDS encoding YicC/YloC family endoribonuclease yields MIYSMTGYASATRDLATASGNGGTSVSVELRTVNSRFLDLNFRMPDDVRACEPALREMLMNKLSRGKVDVRINLQRGDQNVNAGALNQAALSQLAELERAVLDAFPGVGRMRAGEILRWPGVLAESGVSADALRDAVLACGKEAIGELVVVRSREGAQLATMLLANVAEMEAIVARIMPLVPELIEKHQQKIVERLQEALGIAAPEGSAPIASREEAAERIRQEVTMYGIRIDIAEELSRLTAHLNETRHVIEKGGRVGKRLDFMMQELNREANTLGSKAAAKELADASMALKLLIEQMREQVQNLE; encoded by the coding sequence ATGATCTACAGCATGACGGGCTATGCGAGCGCGACGCGCGATCTCGCGACGGCCTCCGGCAACGGCGGCACGAGCGTATCGGTCGAATTGCGGACCGTGAATTCGCGGTTCCTGGACCTGAATTTCCGGATGCCGGACGACGTGCGCGCGTGCGAGCCGGCGCTGCGCGAGATGCTGATGAACAAGCTGTCGCGCGGCAAGGTCGACGTGCGCATCAACCTGCAGCGCGGCGACCAGAACGTGAACGCGGGCGCGCTGAACCAGGCGGCGCTCAGCCAGCTTGCCGAGCTCGAGCGCGCCGTGCTCGACGCGTTTCCAGGCGTCGGCCGCATGCGTGCGGGCGAGATCCTCCGCTGGCCCGGCGTGCTCGCCGAGAGCGGCGTGTCGGCCGACGCGCTGCGCGACGCGGTGCTCGCGTGCGGCAAGGAAGCGATCGGCGAGCTCGTCGTCGTGCGCTCGCGCGAGGGCGCGCAGCTCGCGACGATGCTGCTCGCGAACGTCGCCGAGATGGAGGCGATCGTCGCGCGCATCATGCCGCTCGTGCCGGAGCTGATCGAGAAACATCAGCAGAAGATCGTCGAGCGGCTGCAGGAAGCGCTCGGCATCGCCGCGCCGGAAGGCAGCGCGCCCATCGCATCGCGCGAGGAGGCGGCCGAGCGAATCCGTCAGGAAGTGACGATGTACGGCATCCGCATCGACATCGCCGAGGAGCTGTCGCGCCTTACCGCGCATCTGAACGAGACGCGCCACGTGATCGAGAAGGGCGGCCGCGTCGGCAAGCGTCTCGACTTCATGATGCAGGAGCTGAACCGTGAGGCGAACACGCTCGGCTCGAAGGCGGCGGCGAAGGAGCTCGCCGACGCGTCGATGGCGCTCAAGCTGCTGATCGAGCAGATGCGCGAGCAAGTGCAAAATCTGGAGTAG
- the rph gene encoding ribonuclease PH, which yields MTNSSPRPSGRRADQLRDVRITRRYTKHAEGSVLVEFGDTKVICTASVAERVPEFLRDRGQGWLTAEYGMLPRATHTRSDREAARGKQTGRTQEIQRLIGRALRAVFDLDALGPRTLHLDCDVIQADGGTRTASITGAFVAAHDAVTKLVAAGKIARSPITDYVAAISVGVFGGAPVLDLDYDEDSACDTDMNVVMTGSGGFVEVQGTAEGVPFSRAEMNALLDLAQAGIGELVRLQRAALEA from the coding sequence ATGACGAATTCCTCCCCACGCCCGAGCGGTCGGCGCGCCGACCAACTGCGCGACGTGCGCATCACGCGCCGCTACACGAAGCATGCCGAAGGCTCGGTGCTCGTCGAATTCGGCGACACGAAGGTGATCTGCACGGCGAGCGTCGCCGAGCGCGTGCCCGAGTTCCTGCGCGACCGCGGCCAGGGCTGGCTCACCGCCGAATACGGGATGCTGCCGCGCGCAACGCACACGCGCAGCGACCGCGAGGCGGCGCGCGGCAAGCAGACGGGCCGCACGCAGGAAATTCAGCGACTGATCGGCCGCGCGCTGCGTGCGGTATTCGATCTCGACGCGCTCGGCCCGCGCACGCTGCACCTCGACTGCGACGTGATCCAGGCCGACGGCGGCACGCGCACGGCGAGCATCACGGGCGCGTTCGTCGCCGCGCACGATGCCGTGACGAAGCTCGTCGCGGCAGGCAAGATCGCGCGCTCGCCGATCACCGACTACGTCGCGGCGATCTCGGTCGGCGTGTTCGGCGGAGCGCCGGTGCTCGATCTCGACTACGACGAAGACTCCGCTTGCGACACCGACATGAACGTCGTGATGACGGGCTCGGGCGGTTTCGTCGAGGTACAGGGCACCGCGGAAGGCGTGCCGTTCTCGCGCGCCGAGATGAACGCGCTCCTCGACCTCGCGCAAGCCGGCATCGGCGAGCTCGTGCGTCTGCAGCGCGCGGCGCTGGAGGCCTGA
- the rdgB gene encoding RdgB/HAM1 family non-canonical purine NTP pyrophosphatase: protein MSHASTDAARSRIVLASNNPGKLREFAALFSTAGIDVVPQGELGVPEADEPHVTFVENALAKARHASRATGLPAVADDSGLCVAALRGAPGVYSARYAQRAGREKSDAANNAYLVEQLRDVADRRAYYCCVLALVRHADDPEPIIAEGRWAGEIVDAPRGAHGFGYDPHFLVSALGATAAELDPAAKNAVSHRALALKSLVARLGEIR from the coding sequence ATGTCGCATGCATCGACCGACGCCGCGCGCTCGCGTATCGTCCTCGCCTCGAACAATCCGGGCAAGCTGCGCGAGTTCGCCGCCCTCTTCTCGACGGCCGGCATCGACGTCGTGCCGCAGGGCGAACTCGGCGTGCCCGAAGCGGACGAGCCGCACGTGACGTTCGTCGAGAACGCGCTCGCGAAGGCGCGCCATGCGTCGCGCGCGACGGGTCTGCCCGCCGTCGCCGACGATTCGGGCCTGTGCGTGGCCGCGCTGCGCGGCGCGCCGGGCGTCTATTCGGCGCGCTACGCGCAGCGCGCCGGCCGCGAAAAGAGCGACGCGGCGAACAATGCGTATCTCGTCGAACAATTGCGCGACGTCGCAGACCGGCGCGCGTACTACTGCTGCGTGCTCGCGCTCGTGCGCCACGCGGACGATCCGGAGCCGATCATCGCCGAAGGCCGCTGGGCGGGCGAGATCGTCGACGCGCCGCGCGGTGCGCACGGCTTCGGCTACGATCCGCACTTCCTCGTGTCGGCGCTCGGCGCGACCGCAGCCGAGCTCGATCCGGCCGCGAAGAACGCGGTGAGCCATCGCGCGCTCGCGCTGAAGTCGCTCGTCGCGCGGCTGGGAGAGATTCGATGA
- the hemW gene encoding radical SAM family heme chaperone HemW, translating to MSDAANGARVVATFAAPGKIRLASLPPLALYVHFPWCVRKCPYCDFNSHEWKDGGALPEHGYLDALRADLEQALPLVWGRQVHTVFIGGGTPSLLSAAGLDRLLSDVRALLPLDADAEITLEANPGTFEAAKFAQFRASGVNRLSIGIQSFNEAHLKALGRIHDAAQARAAVEIAARTFDNFNLDLMFALPNQTLDECRTDLETALSFAPPHLSLYHLTLEPNTYFAKFPPVVPDDDASADMQDWLHERTAQAGYERYEVSAYAKPHRQCKHNLNYWRFGDYLGIGAGAHTKLSFPNRILRQARHKHPATFIEQAKAGTAVQEEREVGPRDLPFEFMLNALRLVEGVPTHSFAERTGLSLAAIGPALAEAERRGLIVHDHTRIAPTPLGQRFLNDLQALFLRDE from the coding sequence ATGAGCGACGCCGCCAACGGCGCGCGCGTCGTCGCGACGTTCGCCGCGCCCGGCAAGATCCGGCTCGCGTCGCTGCCGCCGCTCGCGCTGTATGTGCACTTCCCGTGGTGCGTGCGCAAGTGCCCGTATTGCGACTTCAACTCGCACGAATGGAAGGACGGCGGCGCGCTGCCCGAGCACGGCTATCTCGACGCGCTGCGCGCCGACCTCGAGCAGGCGCTGCCGCTCGTCTGGGGGCGCCAGGTGCATACGGTGTTCATCGGCGGCGGTACGCCGAGCCTGCTGTCGGCGGCGGGCCTCGACCGGCTGCTGTCCGACGTGCGCGCGCTCCTGCCGCTCGATGCGGACGCCGAGATCACGCTCGAAGCGAATCCCGGCACGTTCGAGGCGGCGAAGTTCGCGCAATTCCGCGCGAGCGGCGTAAACCGCCTGTCGATCGGCATCCAGAGCTTCAACGAGGCTCATCTGAAGGCGCTCGGCCGGATCCACGACGCCGCGCAGGCGCGCGCCGCGGTCGAAATCGCCGCACGCACGTTCGACAACTTCAATCTCGACCTGATGTTCGCGCTGCCGAACCAGACGCTCGACGAATGCCGCACGGATCTCGAGACCGCGCTGTCGTTCGCGCCGCCGCATCTGTCGCTCTATCACCTGACGCTCGAGCCGAACACGTACTTCGCGAAATTCCCGCCCGTCGTGCCGGACGACGATGCATCGGCCGACATGCAGGACTGGCTGCACGAGCGCACCGCGCAGGCGGGCTACGAGCGCTATGAGGTGTCCGCCTATGCGAAGCCGCATCGGCAGTGCAAGCACAACCTGAACTACTGGCGCTTCGGCGACTATCTCGGGATCGGCGCGGGCGCGCACACGAAACTGTCGTTTCCGAACCGGATCCTCCGCCAGGCGCGCCACAAGCATCCTGCGACGTTCATCGAGCAGGCAAAAGCGGGCACGGCCGTGCAGGAGGAGCGCGAGGTCGGGCCGCGCGATCTGCCGTTCGAGTTCATGCTGAACGCGCTGCGGCTCGTCGAAGGCGTGCCCACGCACAGCTTCGCGGAGCGCACCGGCCTGTCGCTCGCCGCGATCGGACCCGCGCTCGCGGAAGCCGAGCGGCGCGGCCTCATCGTGCACGATCACACGCGCATCGCGCCGACGCCGCTCGGCCAACGCTTCCTCAACGATCTCCAGGCGCTCTTCTTGCGCGACGAATGA
- a CDS encoding Arm DNA-binding domain-containing protein: MPESLLRHLQCRAAKPRERVYRLSDGGGLALLVKPNGLKYWQFRYMKPDGREGLIQIGPYPRVTLEAARAERHGTSIARPCRAATILRCCASRRRPAARSTQPARFKQYATAFIEARSADG, from the coding sequence ATGCCTGAGAGCCTCTTACGTCATCTGCAATGCCGCGCGGCCAAGCCGCGCGAACGCGTCTATCGCCTTAGCGATGGCGGCGGTCTCGCATTGCTCGTCAAGCCCAACGGATTGAAGTACTGGCAGTTCCGGTACATGAAGCCGGACGGCCGCGAAGGCTTGATACAGATCGGCCCGTACCCACGCGTCACGCTAGAGGCCGCAAGAGCGGAGCGGCACGGAACGAGCATCGCGCGGCCGTGCAGGGCGGCAACGATCCTGCGATGCTGCGCAAGCAGGAGAAGGCCCGCCGCAAGATCGACGCAGCCCGCGCGCTTCAAGCAGTACGCCACGGCGTTTATCGAGGCACGCAGTGCGGATGGGTGA
- a CDS encoding response regulator yields MIEPAVTVVLIDDETCIRHFVSTALAREGLAVFDAGTDARGLDEIARRHPDLLIVDINLPDIDGVDLIREIRRSSSVPLIVLSSRDRESDKVAALNAGADDYLTKPFGLPELVARIQARLRRLASNPRHWEGIVRFGCVTIDLGERRVMREGGTVHLSRTEYRLIALLAQHAGRLLTYDQLLTEIWGPSHTQGQHYLRVYVGHLRQKLERDPGQPEHILTEAGEGYRLVGVQ; encoded by the coding sequence ATGATCGAACCGGCCGTTACTGTCGTGCTGATCGATGACGAGACGTGCATTCGACATTTTGTAAGCACGGCGCTCGCGCGAGAGGGCTTGGCTGTCTTCGATGCCGGCACGGACGCGCGGGGATTGGATGAGATTGCGCGGCGACATCCGGATCTCCTCATCGTCGACATCAATTTGCCGGACATCGATGGCGTGGATCTGATCAGGGAGATCCGCCGCTCGTCGAGTGTACCGTTGATCGTTTTGTCGTCGCGGGATCGGGAATCCGACAAGGTCGCCGCGCTGAATGCAGGAGCGGACGATTATCTGACGAAACCGTTCGGGTTACCAGAATTGGTCGCACGAATCCAGGCGCGCCTGAGGCGGCTGGCTAGCAATCCGCGCCATTGGGAGGGTATCGTGCGTTTCGGATGCGTCACGATCGATCTCGGCGAGCGGAGAGTGATGCGCGAGGGCGGAACTGTCCATTTGAGCCGTACGGAATATCGACTGATCGCATTGCTCGCGCAACATGCCGGACGACTGTTGACGTATGACCAGTTGCTGACGGAGATATGGGGACCGTCGCATACGCAAGGCCAGCATTATCTGCGCGTTTATGTCGGGCATTTACGTCAGAAGCTGGAGCGTGACCCAGGGCAACCGGAGCACATCTTGACGGAAGCTGGCGAGGGATACCGGTTGGTCGGGGTGCAGTAG
- the kdpC gene encoding potassium-transporting ATPase subunit KdpC: protein MRTLIRQVLVLFAALTVITGGLYPLVVTGIGQVVFPWQANGSLLKRDGKAVGSAVIGQQFDAPQYFWGRLSATTPNPYNAQSSSGSNLGPTNPALADEVKGRIDALKAAGTDVSKPIPVDLVTSSGSGLDPDITPAAAAYQAERVAKARGLSVDHVSRLIADNTSGRQLGVLGEPRVNVLRLNLALDAVKPMR from the coding sequence GTGAGGACGCTGATTCGACAGGTGCTCGTACTATTCGCCGCTCTGACGGTGATCACGGGTGGTTTGTATCCGCTCGTCGTGACCGGAATCGGGCAAGTCGTGTTTCCGTGGCAGGCGAACGGGAGTCTGCTAAAGCGAGACGGAAAGGCGGTCGGCTCCGCCGTCATCGGTCAGCAATTCGACGCGCCGCAGTATTTCTGGGGACGTCTGTCGGCGACCACGCCGAATCCGTACAACGCGCAGAGCTCGAGCGGTTCGAACCTGGGGCCGACGAATCCGGCGCTTGCCGACGAGGTGAAAGGTCGGATCGATGCGCTCAAGGCCGCAGGAACGGACGTGTCGAAGCCTATACCCGTGGATCTCGTCACGTCGTCGGGCAGCGGGCTCGATCCGGACATCACGCCAGCCGCAGCGGCCTATCAGGCGGAGCGGGTGGCGAAGGCGCGAGGCTTGTCGGTCGATCACGTCAGTCGCCTGATTGCCGACAACACGAGCGGACGCCAACTTGGCGTACTGGGCGAGCCACGCGTCAACGTGCTGAGGCTGAACCTGGCACTCGACGCAGTGAAGCCGATGCGCTGA
- the kdpB gene encoding potassium-transporting ATPase subunit KdpB — MFDLAIVRPALVDSFKKLKPRTQLRNPVMFCAYIGSILTTILWIAALRGEAEAPAGFILAVTLWLWFTVLFANFAEALAEGRSKAQAASLRAARHDVMAKKLETPHPKSPIRIMTASDLRRGDVVLVEAGDTIPADGEVIEGVASVDESAITGESAPVIRESGGDFSSVTGGTRVLSDWIVVQVTANPGEAFLDRMIAMVEGAKRKKTPNEIALTILLVALTIVLLLATATLLPFSIFSVAAVKAGHPVTITALVALLVCLIPTTIGGLLSAIGVAGMSRMMQANVIATSGRAVEAAGDVDVLLLDKTGTITLGNRQASAFYPVSTVTEEAFADAAQLASLSDETPEGRSIVVLAKQRFNIRQRDMAALHAVFLSFSAQTRMSGVDLPGREIRKGAADAIKRYMEARNGSVPAEVDSIVNEIARRGSTPLVVAELRDGISRVLGTIELKDIVKGAIKERFAELRKMGIKTIMVTGDNRLTAAAIAAEAGVDDFLSEATPETKLTTIRAHQAEGRLVAMTGDGTNDAPALAQADVAVAMNTGTQAAKEAGNMVDLDSNPTKLIEVVEIGKQMLMTRGSLTTFSIANDVAKYFAIIPAAFATTYPQLRVLDVMRLTSPSSAILSAVIFNALIIVALIPLALKGVKYRPLGASALLRRNLLIYGLGGILLPFPFIKLIDVILSALGWA; from the coding sequence ATGTTCGATCTGGCCATCGTCCGGCCGGCGTTGGTCGATTCGTTCAAGAAACTCAAGCCGCGTACGCAGTTGCGCAACCCGGTGATGTTCTGCGCGTACATCGGCAGCATTCTGACGACGATCCTGTGGATCGCCGCACTGCGTGGCGAGGCCGAGGCGCCCGCAGGTTTCATTCTCGCGGTCACGCTGTGGCTGTGGTTCACCGTGCTGTTCGCGAACTTCGCCGAGGCGCTCGCCGAAGGGCGCTCGAAAGCGCAGGCGGCATCGTTGCGCGCCGCCCGGCACGACGTGATGGCGAAAAAGCTCGAGACGCCGCATCCGAAATCGCCGATCCGCATCATGACCGCAAGCGATTTGCGCCGCGGCGACGTCGTGCTCGTCGAGGCGGGCGACACGATTCCCGCCGACGGCGAGGTGATCGAAGGCGTCGCGTCGGTCGACGAATCGGCGATCACCGGCGAATCGGCGCCCGTGATCCGCGAATCGGGCGGCGACTTCTCGTCGGTGACGGGCGGCACGCGCGTCTTGTCCGACTGGATCGTCGTCCAGGTGACGGCGAACCCGGGCGAGGCGTTTCTCGACCGGATGATCGCGATGGTCGAAGGCGCGAAGCGCAAGAAGACGCCGAACGAGATTGCGCTCACGATCCTGCTCGTCGCGCTGACGATCGTGCTGCTGCTTGCCACGGCGACGCTGCTGCCGTTCTCGATCTTCTCGGTTGCGGCCGTCAAGGCGGGACATCCTGTCACCATTACCGCGCTCGTCGCGCTGCTCGTGTGCCTGATCCCGACGACGATCGGCGGCTTGCTGTCGGCGATCGGCGTCGCGGGAATGAGCAGGATGATGCAGGCGAACGTGATCGCGACGTCGGGCCGTGCAGTGGAGGCAGCGGGCGACGTCGACGTGCTGCTGCTCGACAAGACGGGCACGATCACGCTCGGCAACCGCCAGGCTTCGGCGTTCTATCCGGTATCGACCGTGACCGAGGAAGCATTCGCCGATGCCGCGCAGTTGGCTTCGCTGTCGGACGAGACGCCGGAAGGCCGCAGCATCGTCGTCCTGGCAAAGCAGCGCTTCAACATTCGCCAGCGCGACATGGCCGCGCTGCATGCGGTGTTCCTGTCGTTCTCCGCGCAGACGCGGATGAGCGGCGTCGATCTGCCGGGCCGCGAAATCCGCAAGGGCGCAGCCGACGCGATCAAGCGCTATATGGAGGCGCGCAATGGCAGCGTGCCCGCTGAAGTCGACAGCATCGTCAACGAAATCGCACGCCGTGGCAGCACGCCGCTCGTCGTCGCCGAGTTGCGCGACGGCATCTCGCGCGTGCTCGGCACGATCGAGCTGAAAGACATCGTGAAGGGCGCCATTAAGGAGCGTTTCGCCGAGCTGCGCAAGATGGGCATCAAGACCATCATGGTGACGGGCGACAACCGGCTGACGGCTGCGGCGATCGCTGCGGAAGCCGGTGTCGACGATTTCCTGTCCGAAGCGACGCCGGAAACGAAGCTGACGACGATCCGTGCGCATCAGGCGGAAGGGCGGCTCGTCGCGATGACGGGCGACGGTACGAACGACGCGCCGGCGCTCGCGCAGGCCGACGTCGCGGTCGCGATGAACACGGGCACACAGGCCGCGAAGGAAGCCGGCAATATGGTCGATCTCGATTCGAATCCGACGAAGCTCATTGAAGTCGTCGAGATCGGCAAGCAGATGCTGATGACGCGCGGGTCGCTGACGACGTTCTCGATCGCGAACGACGTCGCGAAATACTTCGCGATCATCCCAGCCGCGTTCGCGACCACGTATCCGCAACTGAGGGTGCTCGACGTCATGCGCTTGACGTCGCCGTCGTCGGCGATTCTGTCTGCAGTGATCTTCAATGCGCTCATCATCGTCGCGCTGATACCGCTCGCGCTCAAGGGGGTGAAGTATCGTCCGCTTGGCGCATCGGCACTGCTGCGTCGCAATCTGCTGATTTACGGACTCGGAGGCATTCTCCTGCCGTTTCCGTTCATCAAGCTGATCGACGTCATCCTGAGCGCGCTCGGTTGGGCATAA